A stretch of Lathyrus oleraceus cultivar Zhongwan6 chromosome 6, CAAS_Psat_ZW6_1.0, whole genome shotgun sequence DNA encodes these proteins:
- the LOC127091041 gene encoding phosphoglucan phosphatase DSP4, amyloplastic: MNCLHNLSRFSLLPFHTLVTPHSPHHSSSLSFIRKSHHHNPTMSLKAASGSIPSAETSSSDVEEVVKSETYSNNMTEAMGAVLTYRHELGMNYNFILPDLIVGSCLQTPEDVDKLRKIGVKTIFCLQQDPDLEYFGVDINAIREYAKTFNDIQHLRAEIRDFDSFDLRKRLPAVISILYKAVKSNGGVTYIHCTAGLGRAPAVALTYMFWILGYKLNEANALLLSKRSCFPKLDAIKSATADILTGLSKKPVTLSWGHRNCSNVEISGLDIGWGQRVPLVFDDKQGSWFLKKEMFEGHYEYKYIVDGEWTCNKDELITSPNKDGHVNNFIDVVDDADGDRASLRGRVTGDDPNLTEDERNKIIEFLEAFPSEDL; encoded by the exons ATGAACTGTCTCCACAATCTTTCAAG ATTCTCTCTTTTACCCTTCCACACACTTGTTACTCCTCATTCTCCCCACCACTCTTCTTCTCTATCCTTCATCCGTAAATCTCATCATCACAACCCAACCATGTCTCTCAAG GCTGCTTCTGGTTCTATACCAAGTGCAGAGACAAGTAGCTCTGATGTCGAGGAGGTGGTTAAGTCTGAGACATACAGCAATAACATGACAGAAGCCATGGGTGCTG TTTTGACTTATAGGCATGAATTAGGAATGAACTACAACTTCATTCTACCAGACTTGATTGTCGGATCATGCTTGCAG ACTCCTGAAGATGTTGATAAGCTGCGGAAAATCGGAGTGAAAACTATATTTTGCTTACAACAAGACCCAGATCTAGA ATATTTTGGAGTTGATATCAATGCCATACGGGAATATGCCAAGACGTTCAATGACATTCAACACTTGCGTGCTGAGATAAG GGACTTTGATTCATTTGATTTACGGAAGCGGCTTCCTGCTGTAATTAGTATATTATACAAGGCAGTTAAATCTAATGGAGGCGTGACATATATACATTGCACTGCTGGACTTGGAAGAGCTCCAGCTGTTGCG TTGACATATATGTTTTGGATTTTGGGTTATAAACTCAATGAAGCTAATGCACTACTTCTG AGCAAAAGGTCGTGCTTTCCAAAACTGGATGCCATAAAAAGTGCAACGGCCGATATT CTTACAGGACTCAGTAAGAAGCCTGTCACTTTGTCATGGGGACACCGCAATTGCTCTAATGTGGAAATTTCAGGACTTGATATTGGATGGGGGCAG CGAGTGCCCTTAGTTTTTGATGACAAACAGGGTTCATGGTTTCTCAAGAAGGAAATGTTT GAAGGGCACTACGAGTACAAGTACATTGTTGATGGTGAATGGACATGCAATAAGGATGAGCTTATAACCTCTCCCAACAAAGATGGCCATGTCAACAATTTTATTGAT GTTGTTGATGATGCGGACGGTGATCGTGCCTCCCTTCGGGGGAGAGTGACCGGTGATGATCCCAATCTCACAGAGGATGAACGAAACAAAATAATAGAGTTTCTGGAAGCTTTTCCCAGTGAGGATCTCTGA